In Achromobacter xylosoxidans A8, a single window of DNA contains:
- a CDS encoding amino acid ABC transporter ATP-binding protein, with amino-acid sequence MALVEVSNIHKRFGANAVLNGVSLEVNEGEIVTIIGRSGSGKSTLLRCLNALETVDDGDIRIGGEQIHAGMPGLRQFRQRVGIVFQQFNLFPHLNVERNITLAPTLNGKIAKSQGRALALDVLRRVGLAEKIDAYPALLSGGQQQRVAIARCLAMAPQLMLFDEVTSALDPELVGEVLKVMEDMARQGMTMVLVTHEMAFARNVASKVVFMHQGRVWEQGPPAELFANPQTPELRQFIGTAAPSTH; translated from the coding sequence ATGGCGCTCGTTGAAGTCTCCAATATCCACAAACGCTTCGGCGCCAACGCGGTGCTCAACGGCGTCTCGCTCGAGGTCAACGAAGGCGAGATCGTCACCATCATCGGCCGCTCTGGTTCGGGCAAGTCGACCCTGCTGCGCTGCCTGAACGCGCTGGAAACGGTGGACGACGGCGACATCCGCATCGGCGGCGAACAGATCCATGCCGGCATGCCCGGACTGCGCCAGTTCCGCCAACGCGTGGGCATCGTGTTCCAGCAGTTCAATCTGTTCCCGCACCTGAACGTGGAACGCAACATCACGCTGGCGCCCACGCTCAACGGCAAGATCGCCAAGTCGCAGGGCCGCGCGCTGGCGCTGGACGTGCTGCGTCGCGTCGGCCTGGCCGAAAAGATCGACGCCTATCCGGCCCTGCTGTCGGGCGGCCAGCAGCAGCGCGTGGCGATCGCCCGCTGCCTGGCCATGGCGCCGCAGTTGATGCTGTTCGACGAAGTCACCTCGGCGCTGGACCCGGAGCTGGTGGGCGAGGTGCTGAAGGTCATGGAAGACATGGCGCGCCAGGGCATGACCATGGTGCTGGTGACGCACGAAATGGCCTTCGCCCGCAATGTCGCGTCCAAGGTGGTGTTCATGCACCAGGGCCGCGTCTGGGAACAAGGCCCGCCCGCCGAACTCTTCGCCAACCCCCAAACCCCCGAGCTGCGCCAGTTCATCGGCACGGCCGCGCCTTCCACTCACTGA
- a CDS encoding transporter substrate-binding domain-containing protein, with the protein MKLYAKLAAAAALCLSLAAPASAADKLQDVLGAGKLRVGVLMDAAPWGFKDAKGEAAGLDIDLAKLMAADMGVKLELVQVTGASRIPSLLAGKVDVLIAAAGATPERAQQVMFSQPYAAVNLGVYGGDAMPQAKSVDELKGHSIAVAKGSTLDIWLTDNAPGAKLVRFEDTPSAVAAYLAGQSESFAENSAIALKVTEDNPARAPQLKFLIRQSPAHAAVQQGQQNLLNWINTFLFTNRLNGKLPALQQKWFKEAQTLPQM; encoded by the coding sequence ATGAAACTGTACGCCAAGCTGGCCGCCGCCGCGGCCCTCTGTCTCTCCCTGGCCGCGCCCGCCTCGGCCGCCGACAAACTGCAGGACGTGCTGGGCGCGGGCAAGCTGCGCGTGGGCGTGCTGATGGATGCCGCGCCCTGGGGTTTCAAGGACGCCAAGGGCGAGGCCGCCGGCCTGGACATCGACCTGGCCAAACTGATGGCCGCCGACATGGGCGTGAAGCTGGAGCTGGTGCAGGTCACCGGCGCCAGCCGCATCCCCAGCCTGCTGGCCGGCAAGGTCGACGTGCTGATCGCAGCCGCCGGCGCCACCCCGGAGCGCGCCCAGCAGGTCATGTTCTCGCAGCCCTACGCCGCGGTGAACCTGGGCGTCTATGGCGGCGACGCTATGCCGCAGGCCAAGAGCGTCGACGAACTCAAGGGCCACAGCATCGCGGTCGCCAAGGGCTCCACGCTGGACATCTGGCTGACCGACAACGCGCCCGGCGCCAAGCTGGTGCGCTTCGAGGACACGCCGTCGGCGGTGGCCGCCTATCTGGCCGGCCAGTCGGAGTCGTTCGCCGAGAACAGCGCCATCGCGCTCAAGGTGACCGAAGACAATCCCGCCCGCGCACCCCAGCTCAAGTTCCTGATCCGCCAGTCGCCGGCCCACGCCGCCGTGCAGCAGGGCCAGCAGAACCTGCTGAACTGGATCAACACCTTCCTCTTCACCAACCGCCTGAACGGCAAGCTGCCGGCCCTGCAGCAGAAGTGGTTCAAGGAAGCCCAGACCCTGCCGCAGATGTAA
- a CDS encoding 2-keto-4-pentenoate hydratase: MPASDPASLAREIKAAQDHAAYLAPPTARRPRFDLDAAYDVAARIHQARLAEGALLVGRKIGFTNAAMWAALGVDFPVWGRVYEHSAIYDDTGEVHCRLGRYVEPRIEPEIVLHFHAAPPRTRDPAAILECVDWIAHGFELVQSHYPAWQFQAADTVADNALHGALFIGPLVEAAELGPGLVQRLADFRIDLSCNGIHRETGTGANVLGSPLAALAHLLAVVAERPADEAIQAGELVTTGTLTKAWPVHPGETWSTALDGIGLPGLRIVFDE, encoded by the coding sequence ATGCCAGCTTCCGACCCCGCGTCGCTCGCGCGCGAAATCAAGGCGGCGCAGGATCATGCCGCTTACCTCGCGCCGCCCACGGCCAGGCGGCCGCGCTTCGACCTGGACGCCGCCTACGACGTGGCGGCGCGGATCCATCAGGCGCGGCTGGCGGAAGGCGCGCTGCTCGTCGGCCGCAAGATCGGGTTCACCAATGCCGCGATGTGGGCGGCGCTGGGCGTGGACTTTCCGGTATGGGGACGGGTCTACGAGCATAGCGCGATCTACGACGACACCGGCGAAGTCCATTGCCGCCTGGGCCGCTATGTCGAACCGCGTATCGAGCCGGAGATCGTGCTGCATTTCCATGCCGCGCCGCCGCGGACGCGAGACCCGGCCGCGATACTGGAGTGCGTGGACTGGATCGCCCACGGCTTTGAGCTGGTGCAATCACACTATCCCGCCTGGCAGTTCCAGGCCGCCGACACGGTGGCGGACAACGCCTTGCATGGCGCGCTATTCATCGGGCCGCTGGTGGAGGCCGCCGAGCTCGGGCCGGGGCTGGTCCAACGGCTGGCGGACTTCCGGATAGACCTGTCCTGCAACGGCATCCACCGCGAAACCGGGACCGGCGCCAACGTGTTGGGCAGCCCGCTGGCGGCGCTGGCCCATCTGCTGGCGGTGGTGGCGGAACGGCCGGCCGACGAGGCGATCCAGGCGGGCGAACTGGTCACGACAGGCACGCTGACCAAGGCTTGGCCGGTGCATCCGGGCGAAACATGGAGCACCGCGCTGGACGGCATTGGCCTGCCGGGCTTGCGCATCGTGTTCGACGAGTGA
- a CDS encoding LysR substrate-binding domain-containing protein: protein MHDLNDLYYFVQVVKNGGFAPAGRALGIPKSRLSRRIALLEDRLGVRLIQRSTRSFAVTELGQEYYEQCLSMLAGAEAAQEVIDRTRAEPQGTIRMSAPPALIYYFLGDLVARFMVRCPKVHVFLKSFSRPVDVLREGFDIAVRVRFGPIESSDLIMKPLGMSCQCLVASPALARSIALPADPHALSELPTLALGTEQRESHWRLDGPDGARIVVPFTPRLVTDDMLALKQAALRGVGVVALPLLMIRDELDAGTLVDVGAPWQPEAGSVHAIFPSRRGLLPGVRELLDFLSSEYQEVAKREHDTQVRHKLPTLK, encoded by the coding sequence ATGCACGACTTGAATGACCTCTATTACTTCGTCCAGGTCGTCAAGAACGGCGGCTTCGCGCCTGCGGGACGGGCGCTCGGCATACCCAAGTCCCGCCTCAGCCGGCGCATCGCGCTGCTGGAAGACCGGCTGGGCGTGCGGCTCATTCAGCGTTCCACGCGCAGCTTCGCCGTGACCGAATTGGGTCAGGAATATTACGAACAATGCCTGTCGATGCTGGCGGGTGCGGAAGCAGCCCAGGAAGTCATCGACCGCACCCGGGCCGAACCGCAAGGCACGATACGCATGAGCGCCCCGCCCGCGCTGATCTACTACTTTCTGGGCGATCTGGTGGCCCGCTTCATGGTCCGCTGCCCCAAGGTCCACGTGTTCTTGAAGAGCTTCAGCCGGCCCGTGGACGTACTGCGCGAGGGCTTCGACATCGCCGTGCGCGTGCGCTTCGGGCCCATCGAGAGCAGCGACCTCATCATGAAGCCCTTGGGCATGAGCTGCCAATGCCTGGTGGCCAGTCCAGCGCTGGCGCGCAGCATCGCGCTGCCCGCCGATCCCCACGCCCTGAGCGAATTGCCGACGCTGGCTCTGGGCACCGAACAGCGCGAATCCCATTGGCGGCTGGACGGGCCGGACGGCGCGCGCATCGTCGTGCCGTTCACGCCGCGCCTGGTGACGGACGACATGCTGGCCCTCAAACAGGCCGCCTTGCGCGGCGTGGGCGTGGTCGCCCTGCCCCTGCTGATGATCCGCGACGAACTGGACGCAGGCACCCTGGTGGACGTGGGCGCTCCCTGGCAGCCGGAGGCCGGCAGCGTGCACGCCATCTTCCCGTCGCGCCGCGGCCTGCTGCCCGGTGTGCGGGAACTGCTGGACTTCCTCAGTTCCGAATACCAGGAGGTGGCCAAGCGCGAACACGACACGCAGGTGCGCCACAAGCTGCCCACCTTGAAGTAG
- a CDS encoding LacI family DNA-binding transcriptional regulator, with product MSHRPAPPSAPTYDDVLRVRPEGAAAPARAAVPAKPPRIEEVARLAGVSPITVSRALRQPEKVAQEKRDRILQVVAQTGYASNPHARALRSGQSSVVAAFVSNILSQQFALAVQGCAEVLEPQGYQLMVGQTSYSYAKETSMIASLRALRPAAVLFTGVIELEENRQSLRELGIPIMETWAYPRDPIDMLVGFSNYDGGVMAARHLAARGYRRVAFVARQGGRGDLRRQGFNAAATELGLQVVAELAVDNAQTIADGRAAFTRLLAMGQAFDAVFCANDLLAVGALFEARDRQLAIPRDVAILGFGDTDIASEIEPGLTTIGVDSRKLGARAGELLLQRLNGGAPAARQEVFPLTLNQRASA from the coding sequence ATGAGCCACCGGCCCGCGCCTCCTTCCGCCCCCACCTATGACGACGTGCTGCGCGTGCGTCCCGAGGGCGCAGCCGCGCCCGCGCGCGCCGCCGTCCCCGCCAAACCGCCGCGCATCGAGGAGGTGGCCAGGCTGGCGGGGGTGTCGCCCATCACCGTATCGCGGGCCTTGCGCCAGCCCGAGAAAGTGGCGCAGGAAAAGCGCGACCGCATCCTGCAGGTAGTGGCGCAGACCGGCTATGCCTCCAACCCGCATGCGCGGGCCCTGCGCTCCGGGCAGTCCAGCGTGGTGGCGGCCTTCGTCTCCAACATCCTCAGCCAGCAGTTCGCGCTGGCCGTGCAGGGCTGCGCCGAAGTGCTGGAGCCGCAGGGCTACCAGCTCATGGTGGGACAGACCTCGTATTCCTACGCCAAGGAAACCAGCATGATTGCGTCGCTGCGCGCCCTGCGGCCCGCGGCGGTGCTGTTCACCGGCGTCATCGAACTCGAGGAAAACCGCCAGTCGCTGCGCGAGCTGGGCATCCCCATCATGGAGACCTGGGCCTATCCGCGCGATCCCATCGACATGCTGGTGGGCTTTTCCAACTATGACGGCGGGGTCATGGCCGCGCGCCATCTGGCCGCGCGCGGCTACCGGCGCGTTGCCTTCGTCGCCCGCCAGGGCGGCCGCGGCGACTTGCGCCGCCAGGGCTTCAACGCCGCCGCCACCGAGCTAGGCCTGCAAGTGGTGGCCGAACTGGCCGTGGACAACGCGCAGACCATCGCCGACGGACGCGCGGCCTTCACCCGCCTGCTCGCCATGGGCCAGGCCTTCGACGCCGTGTTCTGCGCCAATGACCTGCTGGCGGTGGGCGCCTTGTTCGAGGCGCGCGACCGTCAGCTCGCCATTCCGCGCGACGTCGCCATCCTGGGCTTCGGCGATACCGACATCGCCAGCGAAATCGAACCGGGCCTGACCACCATAGGCGTGGACAGCCGCAAGCTCGGCGCGCGCGCCGGCGAACTGCTATTGCAGCGCCTGAATGGCGGCGCGCCCGCCGCGCGCCAGGAAGTGTTTCCGCTGACGCTCAACCAGCGCGCCAGCGCCTAG
- a CDS encoding hydrolase: MSVPANFNGQRPVIDPNDAAMLLIDHQSGLFQTVADMPMTELRSLAGALASMATLAKLPVITTASVPQGPNGPLIPEIHENAPHAKYVARKGEINAWDNPEFVAAVKATGRKTLIIAGTITSVCMAFPAISAVAEGYKVFVVVDASGTYSKMAQEITLARVVQAGVVPMDTGAVAAELQKTWNREDAAKWAEVYTKIFPPYQLLIESYNRAQEVIKKGEQLDSQR; the protein is encoded by the coding sequence ATGAGCGTCCCCGCCAACTTCAACGGCCAGCGCCCCGTCATCGATCCCAACGATGCCGCCATGCTGCTGATCGATCATCAGAGCGGTCTGTTCCAGACGGTTGCCGACATGCCGATGACCGAGCTGCGCTCGCTGGCCGGCGCGCTGGCCTCCATGGCCACCCTGGCAAAGCTGCCTGTCATCACCACCGCCTCCGTGCCGCAAGGCCCCAACGGCCCCCTGATTCCGGAAATCCACGAGAACGCGCCGCATGCGAAATACGTCGCACGCAAAGGTGAAATCAATGCCTGGGACAATCCTGAATTCGTCGCGGCGGTCAAGGCGACCGGCCGCAAGACCCTGATCATCGCCGGCACCATTACCAGCGTCTGCATGGCCTTCCCTGCCATCAGCGCGGTGGCCGAGGGCTACAAGGTCTTCGTGGTGGTCGACGCCTCGGGCACCTACAGCAAGATGGCCCAGGAAATCACCCTGGCGCGCGTGGTGCAGGCCGGCGTCGTGCCCATGGACACAGGCGCCGTCGCGGCCGAGCTGCAAAAGACCTGGAACCGCGAAGACGCCGCCAAGTGGGCCGAGGTCTATACCAAGATCTTCCCGCCCTACCAGTTGCTGATCGAAAGCTACAACCGGGCCCAGGAAGTCATCAAGAAGGGCGAGCAGCTCGACTCCCAGCGTTGA
- a CDS encoding amino acid ABC transporter permease yields MQQLNFQQVWRYREQLWDGIQVTLELTIIAVVAGLAIGLAGAVLTRHGPKPVKLALRAYVEVFRNTPSLIQLFVVFFVLPGLGLRMPPFVAAALALSLYFGAYAIEILRAGLDSIPRSQIEAGHCLGLSTWQVYRHIVLAPALRNVYPALGTQLVILLLGTSLASQVSAEDLFHAGSFIESRTYRSFEVYAVICGIYFTLVLITKALLALAGRLTFTWPVRR; encoded by the coding sequence ATGCAACAGCTGAACTTCCAACAGGTCTGGCGCTACCGCGAACAGCTCTGGGACGGCATCCAGGTGACGCTGGAGCTGACCATCATCGCCGTGGTCGCCGGACTGGCCATCGGACTGGCCGGCGCCGTGTTGACGCGCCACGGCCCCAAGCCGGTCAAGCTGGCGCTGCGCGCCTATGTCGAGGTGTTCCGCAACACGCCGTCGCTGATCCAGTTGTTCGTGGTGTTCTTCGTCCTGCCGGGACTGGGCCTGCGCATGCCGCCCTTCGTGGCCGCGGCGCTGGCGCTCAGCCTGTACTTCGGCGCCTATGCCATCGAGATCCTGCGGGCCGGCCTGGACTCCATTCCGCGCAGCCAGATCGAGGCCGGTCACTGCCTGGGCCTGAGCACCTGGCAGGTGTACCGCCACATCGTGCTGGCGCCCGCCCTGCGCAACGTCTATCCGGCCCTGGGCACGCAGCTGGTCATCCTGCTGCTGGGCACCTCGCTGGCCTCGCAGGTGTCGGCCGAAGACCTGTTCCATGCCGGCAGCTTCATCGAAAGCCGCACCTACCGCAGCTTCGAGGTCTATGCCGTGATCTGCGGCATCTATTTCACGCTGGTACTGATCACCAAGGCCCTGCTGGCCCTGGCCGGCCGCCTGACGTTCACTTGGCCCGTGCGCCGCTAG
- a CDS encoding RidA family protein: MIKRYKSGSRMSQAVSYNGFVFIAGQVADNRQGSLESQTREVLAKIEALLAEAGSDKSRLLAVDVFLPAIGDFDAMNRVYDAWIDPANPPARACVEARLADPDLRVEMTAVAALR; encoded by the coding sequence ATGATCAAACGCTACAAATCCGGCTCGCGCATGAGCCAGGCCGTCTCGTACAACGGCTTCGTGTTCATCGCCGGCCAGGTCGCCGACAACCGCCAGGGTTCGCTCGAATCGCAGACCCGCGAAGTGCTGGCCAAGATCGAGGCGCTGCTGGCCGAGGCCGGCAGCGACAAATCCCGCCTGCTGGCGGTGGACGTATTCCTGCCCGCCATCGGCGACTTCGACGCCATGAACCGCGTCTACGACGCCTGGATCGACCCCGCCAACCCGCCGGCCCGCGCCTGCGTCGAAGCGCGCCTGGCCGACCCCGACCTGCGGGTCGAGATGACCGCGGTCGCCGCGCTGCGCTAA
- a CDS encoding succinylglutamate desuccinylase/aspartoacylase family protein translates to MHTGLFHEIDFDADGKALSFLGTPYSVDRSPYYQIKTPICRIRNGSGPRVLLMAGNHGDEYEGEVALGRLIRRLEPARMRGEVTILPLANLPAVMAARRRSPLDNGNLNRAFPGVPGGTPTERLAHFLEHELFPRHDVVFDIHSGGTSMAHLPTALIERQDSPERMTRALDLMGSLGMGHAFVAANGRDAPTSMAAAARAGAIGISGEFGGGGTLTPATLAATQRAIDNLLQKLGVTDAPLLGPHAPGAPAMQLLELDSHEQNIFATRRGWFEPAVDIGATVRAGDVAGYYHDLNQLDAEEEILRFRQSGIVISRRLHTDCESGDSLIQVARPVGQTDILTAAA, encoded by the coding sequence ATGCATACCGGCCTGTTTCACGAGATAGATTTCGACGCCGACGGCAAGGCGCTCAGCTTCCTGGGCACCCCCTATTCGGTCGACCGTTCGCCCTACTACCAGATCAAGACTCCCATCTGCCGCATCCGCAACGGCAGCGGCCCGCGCGTGCTGCTCATGGCCGGCAACCACGGCGACGAGTACGAAGGCGAGGTCGCCCTGGGCCGCCTGATCCGCCGCCTGGAACCCGCCCGCATGCGTGGCGAGGTCACGATCCTGCCGCTGGCCAACCTGCCCGCCGTCATGGCGGCGCGGCGGCGCTCGCCGCTGGACAACGGCAATCTCAACCGCGCCTTCCCCGGCGTGCCCGGCGGCACGCCGACCGAACGCCTGGCGCACTTCCTGGAACATGAACTGTTCCCGCGCCACGACGTGGTGTTCGACATCCATTCCGGCGGCACCTCGATGGCGCACCTGCCCACCGCCCTGATCGAGCGCCAGGACTCGCCCGAGCGCATGACGCGCGCGCTGGACCTGATGGGTTCGCTGGGCATGGGCCACGCCTTCGTCGCCGCCAACGGCCGCGATGCGCCTACCTCCATGGCGGCAGCCGCGCGCGCGGGCGCCATCGGCATCAGCGGCGAATTCGGCGGCGGCGGCACGCTGACCCCGGCCACGCTGGCCGCCACCCAGCGCGCCATCGACAATCTGCTGCAGAAGCTGGGCGTGACCGACGCGCCGCTGCTCGGCCCGCACGCGCCCGGCGCGCCCGCCATGCAGCTGCTCGAACTGGACAGCCACGAGCAGAACATCTTCGCCACCCGCCGCGGCTGGTTCGAGCCGGCGGTCGACATCGGCGCCACGGTCCGCGCAGGCGATGTCGCGGGCTACTACCATGACCTCAACCAGCTGGATGCGGAAGAGGAAATCCTGCGCTTCCGCCAGTCGGGCATCGTCATTTCCCGGCGCTTGCATACCGACTGCGAATCCGGCGACAGCCTGATCCAGGTTGCGCGTCCGGTCGGCCAGACTGATATCCTGACGGCTGCCGCCTGA
- a CDS encoding alanine racemase, whose product MNPFLETLLDTPLDDTYRGIPPGEPAVALRAVAARGWQPSSGNMALPVLTLDEAAFAHNVEQIFQYARSHGAALAPHAKTPMSPQIVQRLLDAGAWGATVANLQQAAVLLRAGVSRLMLGNEIGGAASGARLGKLLAAYPDARLLAFADSAATVRSLAAAAAEAGRPVEVLVEVGGGRAGARDDAAVAAILDAIGEQGDKLALAGVATYEGAVASSDVALTAQNIAALMARAARVFQHVRALAPQAPLVFTAGGSAFFDHVTQAAKSWLAEDGNAQLVLRSGAIFFHDHGTYQRALQAMDARAGFQVDGQARSAATDFRPALRLWGEVLSRPEPGLAICGFGMRDVSYDQDLPAPLAAFRGGAALPGWDAQARVTRLNDQHAFLAIAPDSELAPGDVIEFGISHPCTCLDRWRVFFGLDADGRVQSAYRTFFG is encoded by the coding sequence ATGAATCCCTTCCTGGAAACCCTGCTCGATACTCCACTGGACGACACCTACCGGGGCATTCCTCCGGGCGAGCCAGCGGTTGCGCTGCGCGCCGTGGCGGCCCGCGGCTGGCAGCCCAGCAGCGGCAACATGGCCCTGCCCGTCCTGACGCTGGACGAGGCGGCCTTCGCCCACAACGTCGAACAGATCTTCCAGTACGCCCGCAGCCACGGCGCGGCGCTGGCGCCGCATGCCAAGACGCCGATGTCGCCGCAGATCGTGCAGCGGTTGCTGGATGCCGGCGCCTGGGGCGCCACCGTCGCCAACCTGCAGCAAGCCGCGGTGCTGCTGCGCGCCGGCGTCTCCCGCCTGATGCTGGGCAACGAGATCGGCGGCGCGGCCAGCGGCGCCCGCCTGGGCAAGCTGCTGGCGGCCTACCCCGATGCGCGCCTGCTGGCCTTCGCGGATTCCGCCGCCACGGTGCGGTCGCTGGCCGCCGCGGCGGCTGAAGCCGGCCGGCCGGTGGAGGTGCTGGTGGAAGTCGGCGGCGGCCGCGCGGGCGCACGCGACGATGCCGCGGTCGCGGCCATCCTGGACGCGATCGGCGAACAGGGCGACAAACTGGCGCTGGCGGGCGTGGCCACCTATGAAGGCGCCGTCGCCTCGTCTGACGTTGCGCTCACCGCGCAGAACATCGCCGCACTGATGGCGCGCGCCGCCCGGGTGTTCCAACACGTGCGCGCCCTGGCGCCACAAGCGCCGCTGGTATTCACGGCAGGCGGCTCGGCCTTCTTCGACCATGTCACCCAAGCGGCCAAAAGCTGGCTCGCCGAGGACGGAAATGCCCAGCTGGTGCTGCGCAGCGGCGCCATCTTCTTCCATGACCACGGCACCTATCAGCGCGCGCTGCAAGCCATGGACGCCCGCGCGGGCTTCCAGGTCGACGGCCAGGCGCGCAGCGCCGCCACCGATTTCCGGCCGGCCCTGCGCCTGTGGGGCGAAGTCCTGTCGCGCCCGGAGCCGGGCCTGGCGATCTGCGGCTTCGGCATGCGCGACGTGTCCTACGACCAGGACCTGCCTGCGCCGCTGGCGGCCTTCCGCGGCGGCGCGGCCCTGCCCGGCTGGGATGCGCAGGCCCGCGTCACGCGGCTCAACGACCAGCACGCCTTCCTGGCCATCGCGCCGGACAGCGAGCTGGCGCCGGGCGATGTGATCGAGTTCGGCATTTCCCACCCCTGCACCTGTCTGGACCGCTGGCGCGTCTTCTTCGGCCTGGACGCCGACGGCCGCGTGCAGTCGGCGTATCGCACGTTCTTCGGGTAA
- a CDS encoding AraC family transcriptional regulator, translating to MTMTTAITDHRAGPTLDAAYEPARRELLCTLERMTGDLEGSLDTPIEGLFLHRLSQPTGAKPGLQKAAFAVIAQGSKRLLIGDEAYEYDPFHYLISSVELPVVAKVSVASPTLPYLGLRLDLNVEEITALISDENLPAQPPAEAGRALCVNPLGSVLLDAVLRLLRLLDTPRDIPILAPLVKRELLYRLLMNGQGTVLRQSVLQDSQLNRVAKAIRILRDNYAQPLRVEEIARDVHMSVSSLHHHFKQATAMSPLQYQKHLRLQEARRLMLTDDAGVALAAHAVGYESSSQFSREYSRLFGSPPLRDKQRWKDETALAPA from the coding sequence ATGACCATGACAACCGCCATTACCGACCACCGCGCCGGCCCGACGCTGGACGCCGCCTACGAGCCGGCGCGGCGCGAGCTGCTCTGCACGCTGGAACGCATGACCGGCGATCTGGAGGGCTCGCTGGACACGCCCATCGAGGGCCTGTTCCTGCACCGCCTTTCGCAGCCCACCGGCGCCAAGCCCGGCCTGCAAAAGGCAGCGTTCGCGGTCATCGCGCAAGGGTCCAAGCGCCTGCTCATCGGCGACGAGGCCTACGAGTACGATCCCTTCCACTATCTGATTTCCTCGGTGGAACTGCCGGTCGTGGCCAAGGTCTCCGTCGCCAGCCCGACCCTGCCCTACCTGGGCTTGCGGCTGGACCTGAACGTGGAGGAAATCACCGCGCTGATCAGCGACGAAAACCTGCCCGCCCAGCCGCCTGCCGAGGCCGGACGCGCGCTTTGCGTCAATCCGCTGGGCAGCGTTTTGCTGGACGCGGTACTGCGCCTGCTGCGCCTGCTGGACACGCCGCGCGACATCCCCATCCTGGCGCCCCTGGTCAAGCGCGAACTGCTGTACCGCCTGCTGATGAACGGCCAGGGCACGGTGCTGCGCCAATCGGTGCTGCAAGACAGCCAACTCAACCGCGTAGCCAAGGCCATCCGCATCCTGCGCGACAACTATGCGCAGCCCCTGCGCGTGGAAGAGATCGCGCGCGACGTGCACATGAGCGTGTCGTCGCTGCACCATCATTTCAAGCAGGCCACCGCCATGAGCCCGCTGCAATACCAGAAGCACCTGCGCCTGCAGGAAGCGCGGCGGCTGATGCTGACCGATGACGCCGGCGTGGCGCTGGCGGCCCATGCCGTGGGCTATGAAAGCTCTTCGCAGTTCAGCCGCGAATACAGCCGCCTGTTCGGCTCGCCGCCCTTGCGCGACAAGCAGCGCTGGAAGGACGAAACCGCGCTGGCGCCGGCTTGA
- a CDS encoding amino acid ABC transporter permease: MRTFTLSDFASLISALQWTVALVLIALAIGAPLGLGLALLRGHRSAPLRWLAAALQQLVQGVPLLGLLMFFYFGMPVFLGIEVPALTAVSVAFIIYTAAFLGQIWYGGIQAVKHEQWEAAACLGLSKWHQFRHVIAPQAFRLSLPPTVGFLVQLIKGTSLASVVGFVELARAGQIASAATFQPLLVYSCVALLYFAACLPLTMWARNLEGRFHGAR; this comes from the coding sequence ATGCGTACGTTTACCCTGAGCGATTTCGCGTCCCTCATCAGCGCGCTGCAATGGACCGTGGCCCTGGTGCTGATCGCGCTGGCCATCGGCGCGCCGCTGGGCCTGGGGCTGGCGCTGTTGCGCGGCCACCGTTCGGCGCCGTTGCGCTGGCTGGCCGCGGCCCTGCAGCAGCTGGTCCAGGGCGTGCCGCTATTGGGCCTGCTGATGTTCTTCTACTTCGGCATGCCGGTGTTCCTGGGCATCGAAGTGCCCGCGCTGACCGCCGTCAGCGTCGCCTTCATCATCTACACCGCGGCCTTCCTGGGCCAGATCTGGTACGGCGGCATCCAGGCCGTGAAGCACGAGCAGTGGGAAGCGGCCGCCTGCCTGGGCCTGTCCAAATGGCACCAGTTCCGCCACGTGATCGCGCCGCAGGCCTTCCGCCTGTCGCTGCCGCCCACGGTGGGTTTCCTGGTCCAGCTCATCAAGGGCACTTCGCTGGCCTCGGTGGTGGGCTTCGTCGAACTGGCGCGCGCCGGGCAGATCGCCAGCGCCGCCACCTTCCAGCCCCTGCTGGTCTATTCCTGCGTCGCGTTGCTGTACTTCGCGGCGTGCCTGCCCCTGACGATGTGGGCCCGTAACCTGGAGGGCCGCTTCCATGGCGCTCGTTGA